In the genome of Pediococcus claussenii ATCC BAA-344, one region contains:
- a CDS encoding AI-2E family transporter, with protein sequence MDFFIKQLKRREVQMFGTLVLMIFVICMAKNFLSLILLTIIFTYIGHAGINFLRKWLHLNQAIGTIVFYILLISFIVFMISISASELYAQLKGIPNLVEKTIANSPALSKQIDTLVTSFTKNTEAVKNSQSLAVSGLTKLEHVGRSIEHVILALFLSLIYNLTFNHLIEFGHSFMKSEYSKFFKYVFYLSQKFITILGTVVETQLLICSINTCLMTIGLWIIGVPKLLVLAIIVFALGLVPVAGVIISLFPLSVIALSAGGLIPMLEVWVLVLIVHLFESYFLHPRLMAGATDLPIFTTFITLIISGELFGPWGLIVGIPLVAFFLDLFDVQLPHHRQKTLKDTIEEEIE encoded by the coding sequence AAATTTTCTGTCGTTAATACTATTAACAATTATTTTTACTTATATTGGCCACGCTGGGATTAACTTTTTAAGAAAGTGGTTGCACTTAAATCAAGCTATTGGAACAATAGTATTTTATATTTTGTTAATTTCGTTTATTGTTTTTATGATTTCTATTTCGGCTTCGGAATTATACGCACAACTTAAAGGCATACCTAACTTAGTTGAAAAAACAATTGCAAATTCTCCGGCTTTGAGTAAACAGATTGATACTTTAGTAACAAGCTTTACAAAAAATACGGAAGCCGTTAAAAATAGTCAGAGCCTTGCTGTGAGCGGATTAACAAAGTTAGAGCATGTTGGAAGAAGTATTGAACATGTTATCTTAGCGCTATTTTTAAGTTTGATTTATAACTTAACTTTTAACCATCTAATCGAATTTGGACATTCTTTTATGAAAAGTGAGTATTCTAAGTTCTTTAAATATGTGTTTTATTTATCGCAAAAGTTTATAACGATTCTTGGAACCGTTGTTGAAACACAACTGCTTATTTGTTCAATTAATACTTGCCTTATGACAATTGGATTGTGGATCATTGGGGTTCCAAAGTTACTTGTGTTGGCAATTATAGTTTTTGCTTTAGGATTGGTACCAGTTGCAGGTGTTATTATTTCACTGTTCCCATTGAGTGTCATTGCTCTTTCAGCAGGTGGACTGATTCCAATGCTAGAGGTTTGGGTATTAGTATTGATTGTTCATTTATTTGAATCGTATTTCTTACATCCAAGGTTGATGGCCGGAGCAACAGACCTGCCGATTTTTACAACGTTTATTACTTTGATCATCAGTGGTGAGTTGTTCGGCCCATGGGGATTGATAGTGGGAATACCACTGGTGGCATTCTTCCTTGATTTATTTGATGTCCAGTTGCCACACCATCGACAAAAAACGTTAAAGGATACCATTGAAGAAGAAATTGAATAG